tcctcagatatgtacgcaactttcattgaatttgagaattttcatctgagtaagtttagtgccccagaaaaattcatctttacagactgttctgttttgacagattctgccttttatttcgctatgtttgatggatttctttgttccattaactttcagtagctttgtgcaatgtccagaagtgttaagaatgattatgtcacctctgaacatgtgaatttttaattatgcactaaccctctaatgagtttgttttgagtttggtgtggtggaagttttcaaggatcaagagaggaggatgatacaatatgatcaaggagagtgaaagctctaagcttgcggatgcccccgtggttcatccctgcatattttaagaagactcaagcatctaagcttggggatgcccaaggcatccccttcttcatcgacaaattatcaggtcacctctagtgaaactatatttttattccgtcacatcttatgtgctttacttggagcatctttatgttcttgtttttgttttgtttgaataaaattggatcctagcatttattgtgtgggagagacacacgctccgctgttgcatattaacacgtatgttcttagctttattcttaatgttcatggcgaaggttgaaactgcttcgttaattgttatatggttggaaacagaaaatgctacatgtggtaattagtataatgtcttgaataatttgatacttggcaattgttgtgctcatgtttaagctcttgcatcatatactttgcacctattagtgaagaaatactgtagagcttgttgacatttggtttgcatgattggtctctctaaagtctagatattttctggtgagggtttgaacaacaaggaagacagtgtagagtcttataatgcttgcaatatgttcttatgtaagttttgctgtaccggttcatacttgtgtttgtttcaaacaaccttgctagcctaagccttgtattgagagggaatacttctcgtgcatccaaatccttgagccaaaaactgtgccatttgtgtccaccatacctacctactacatggtattttctgccattccaagtaaatacttcgtgtgctacctttaaacaattcaaaagttattacctcttatttgtgtcaatgttttatatctcatgagggagtatgtggtgtttatctttcaatcttcttgggcaactttcaccaatggactagtggcttcatccgcttatccaataattttgaaaaaagagctggcaatggggttcccagccccaaattaattaaccttaatagacactcctccatggtatttgattgttggaaggcactcgaggattcggttagccatggcttgagaaagcaaaggtggggaggagtgtcatctctaaataaaactaaaataaatagacactccttcatggtatgtgattgttggaaggcaccgaggattcggttagccatggtttgtgaaagcaaaggttggaaggagtgtcacccaaaataataatcatgggagccgctctttgaaagtctgtctggcaagggggttagagtgcccactaccattcgttgaaaacaacaaacacctctcaaaattttacttttatgctctctttatgatttcaaaacttgaaaagctctagcacatgatttatccctgcttccctctgcgaagggccattcttttacttttatgttgagtcagtttacctacttctttccatcttagaagcaaacacttgtgtcaactgtgcattgattcttacatacttgtttatttgcattcatcatattactttgtgttgacaattatccatgagataaacatgttgaagttgaaagcaaccgctgaaacttatatcttcctttgtgttgcttcaaaactttctactaagaatctattgctttatgagttaactcttatgcaagtcttattgatgcttatcttgaaagtactattcatgaaaagtctttgttatatggttcagttgtttaatcattgtctttaccattgcttcgaatcacttcattcactacatatgcttacaatagtattgatcaagattatgatagcatgccacttcagaaattatctttgttatcgtttacctactcgaggacgagtaggaactaagcttggggatgcttgatacgtctcaaacgtatctataatttcttatgttccatgctacttttatgatgatactcacatgttttatacacactttatgtcatatttatgcattttccggcaataacctattgacaagatgtcgaagagccgattctttgtttctatttttggtttcagaaatcctacaaaggaaatattctcggaattggacgaaatcaacgcccagggtcttatttttccacgaagcttccagaaaaccgaaggatcacgaagtggggcgacgaggcgccgccacactagggccgcgcggcctaggggggcccgcaccgccctggcgtgtggggcccccgttagccctcctgacctacccttccgcctacttaaagccttcgtcgcgaataccccagtaccgagagccacgatacggaaaaccttccagagacgccgccgccgccaatcccatctcgggggattcaggagatcgcctccggcaccctgccggagaggggaatcatctcccggagaactcttcatcaccatgattgcctccggattgatgtgtgagtagttcacccctggactatgggtccatagcagtagctagatggtcgtcttctcctcatgtgctatcattgttggatcttgtgagctgcctaacatgatcaagatcatctatttgtaatgctacatgttgcgtttgttgggatccgatgaatatggaatactatgttatgttgattatcaatctatcatatatgtgttgtttaagatcttgcatgctctccgttgctagtagaggctctggctaagttgatacttgtaactccaagagggagtatttatgctcgatagtgggttcatgcctccatttaatctgggacgatgtgagaaagttctaaggttgtggatgtgctgttgccactagggataaaacatcaatgctttgtctaaggatatttgtgttgattacattacgcaccatacttaatgcaattgtctgttgtttgcaacttaatactggaaggggtgcggatgctaacctgaaggtggactttttaggcatagatgcatgctggatagcggtctacgtactttgtcgtaatgcccaattgaatttcacactactcatcatgatatgtatgtgcattgtcatgccatctttatttatcaattgcccaactgtaatttgttcacccaacatgctatttcttattggagagacaccactagtgaactgtggaccccggtccattcctttacatcgaatacaatctactgcaatacttgttcttactgttcttcgcaaacatcatcttccacactatacatttaatcctttgttacagcaagccggtgagattgacaacctcactgttacgttggggcaaagtcctttgattgtgttgtgcaggttccacgttggcgccggaatccctggtgttgcaccgcactacactccgccaccaacaaccttcacgtgcttcttgactcctactggttcgataaccttggtttcttaccgaggaaaaacttgccgctgcacgcatcataccttcctcttggggttcccaacggacgtgtgctttacgcgtatcaagcacctaCCATCACCACGTCGCCGTCCATGAAGATGGCAAGCGAGaagttgagcaagagtaatccaaaCCTTAGTGTATGTATACTGAAACAAAAATTTGTCAACATGAAAGTCATGCGGAATGGTGAGGTGAACCTACTCCTCAAAGGAAATTTCAAACGGTTGAGCGTACACGACGAATTTGGCAAAATTCGCTTAAAACTTTATACACGAAATTGATGATTTACGACCAACGAAATTCGAAACCGATTGTGGGAATTGATTCGTCTCATCGACACACATCTTTTTTGTGTACATTCTATTTTGATTCGGACTATATTTGTGTTGATTTGAGAAGAGGGTGTGTAGAGTAGTGTTAGAGAGAGTGAGCTTAACCAGGAGTACATGCACTAGTTGCATCGCTAGAGCCAAGGAGGCACGAGAAGAGAACGGGACAGACCCGCTAAAAACGGCCGAACTGAGTGTTCCTCCAGATGCAGGCAAAACACTGCTTTGAGAACCGTGCGATGCAACAACGCGAGTCGACCCAGGCAACCAAACGGCCCATTTTTTTCTCCACCCATGCAAAAAAGGCCATCATAGGCTACCAAATGCGCCCAAAGCACCCCTGGGACAGGCCCCGGAGGAACGCCCAGTTTGACGGTTTCTCCAGGGCTAGGCCCTGGCGAGATGAAAAGCGACAACGCCGTTCGCGCGGGAGCTCCGCCTCGGCATGGCGGGAGAAGCCGAAATCCGAGCGGCGTTGCGCGGTAGAGGTAGGGGTAACATCCCTTTTCGGTTACCCTCTCCATTAGTCCCCTACCAAATTTTCCCTTCCCCCAATTTTCGCACTGGCGGCGGTGACCCAAATCTGTCAGTGCGCATCTCCCTTCGGCCTCCGGCGCCGGACCAGGGTCCTCTTCTCCAGCCGCGGTGGAGTCTGCGCACATCTGCGGCGACTTTCGGCCGTGTCCTTCGTCCGCCATGTAGTGTTAGATTCATGTTGATAGAACTAGTTGAGTTCGATAAGACCGTTCGTAATGCATAGATCTTGTTTGAGTAGAGCGACCAGCTCCAACTTATGCATCACGCCGCAGCACTCATCATTTGCATACAAGCCTGGATCCTGATGGTGCACAAGAGAGCAGTTGGCATGCTGCTTTTCCTCGTGTGACTTACGGTCCTATGGTACGGCAGATCATGAGAGGATTGCCAACCTAAACCACATATACAACTACAATGACGTAGATGCTATCCAGATGCTACGGATGAGAAGAGCCCCTTTCTATGCACTTGTGAAAATGTTGAGGGGTAGAGGACTGCTGACTGATAGCATCCACACCTCTATCGAAGAACAAGTTGCAATGTTCCTTCATGTCGTGGGTCATAACTAGAGGTTCAGAGTCATCCATAGCACATTCAGGCGATCCACGGAGACTATCTCTCGGTACTTACAGCAGGTGTTGCACGCAATTAGGGAGCTCAGAGGCGAATGATCAAGCCAGCATCAATGAACACACCACCCAAGATCAAGAACAGCCACAGGTGGTTCCCTTATTTCAGGGTGAGTACAAAATCATGTTCCTTCTACCTATCAGATGTGTGGTACTGTCAGAAACATGACTGTGTGCTATTTTTTTACAGGATTGCATTGgggttattgatgatactcatgtCACTTCAAAGGTACCGAGATCAATGTCTACAACATTCCGTGGGAGGAAGCACTACACCAGCCAGAACGTGCTAGCAGCTGTGGATTTCGATATGAGATTCACCTGCGTGCTTGCTGGGTGGGATGGTTCAGCTCATGATGCGAGCATCCTGGCCGACAGCTTGTCAAGGCCTGATGGGTTGCAAATCCCTGAGGGTAAGTTCTACCTTAGAGATGATGGATATGTATGCCGACATGGAATTCTACCCCccttcaggaaaacaaggtaccGCCTCAACGAGGTCCCGGCGAAGCACCGATCTCTGAATGCGAGAGAGTTGTTCAATCTGAAACACTCAAGCCTTAGAGTCACCATTGAGAGGGCCTTTGCTGCATTGAAGAATAGGTTCAAGGTCCTTGACCAGAAACCGTTCCACATGTTTGACACTCAAGTAAAGCTGGTCCTTGCTGCATTCTTCACAATTGGATCCTAGGTTGGGGCGAGGATGAGTTCTTCGAGGGGTTGTCGCTTTTGATGAAGTAGAGACCAGCCATGGCGTGGATGCAAGCGACAATGATACCTGGAAGGTGAAGAGGCAAGAGTGGGCAGACGCAATGTGGAAAGCCAAAGGCAACACCACTATctgagaagaagtgaagaagaagaagaatccccTATGATCCCCTGTTTCTCGAACCCCTTTTCGCTCCCCGTATGTTAAACGATCCCGTTATGATAAACTGCAACTCTTAGTATCTAGGTATCGTCGTGTTATGAACTACCATTCTTAGTAGCTAGGGTTAATTTCGTGAACTACTATGCTTCGTAAATTTGCAACTATCATGAACTGTGATTTATGTGTGATGGAAAGTGAGAGCATGATAAGGCTACCCGCTGTAAAGAAGATGTAACCTTAGGCATGGCCGGATGGTACTAAACAAGGCTAATCTCATCTTCATCGAGATTTTGGATTGGCTGCAGATAAACAGAAAGACCTTTTAACCGAATAGATGCGAGTGCAACAGTGAGCCAGGATTCGGgacaggctaccaaacgcgctgCCCGGCGTCCTTTTCGCGTCCTTTCCGCACGACCGAACCCATCCCCGGGAGACTGTTCCACGACTCGCGACTTGCTTTCACTCTCGCGTCGGCCGGCGGCGCTGGGAGCGACGGCTCTGGCAACCCGAGCACTCCGGCGACCGGAGAGAGCTCCTTCCCGAGCGCATCACCCAAATCCCCTCCCCGACCGCACCGCCTCGAAGCTGTACACCGCCACCAACCTCCTTCCGATCTGTACTCCGCCTTGAAGATCTTCTCCGCTCCGGCGACGATGACGGTGGTCCGGTGAGCAAGGTAACCCCCTTCACCTCTTCCTCCTTTCTCCCCCTGTTTGGAAGATTTGAGAGGAGAGGTGGAGGTAGTTCATTAGAATCTGCCTGCTTAACCCCGGTCccccccgggcttctccttcctcCCCCCTGTTTGCAAGATTTGAGAGTGTTGGGTTATAGAGGCTTTTAGCTAAGGGATGGTAGGGACGGCGGAGGTTTTCTCACTTGGAATTTGAGACAGGATTGCCCGGAGTTGTCCGTGGGAAGGAAGGATTGGAGTTTGAGATAGGATTGCCCAGAGTTGTCCGtgggaaggaaggatgatcttaTCTCCTGTCTGAATTGGGGGGCATGAGATATGCATCTGCCCGTACTATTTAGCACAAGTTCTCCCGAGCTATTCATTTTTCCTACAGTGCAGAGAACATAATGAGTTATGGATTTGATTGTAGCAGTATACTTATAACTAAGCTAATTGATGCATGGCCTTCTCTTCCGTAGAGAAAAAAGAAGTAGAGGTAAAAGGCTTGCAGTAAACGGGGCCAAAAGCCAAAGCTTTGTGTTTCTTTCTTCAAGAATATACTCTCAAGTAGTATTGTAGGAGTAACCGGTAAAAGGTTGGGTCAAATGGGCCGCATTTGTGTTTGTGAAAGCTGATTGCCTGAACCAAAATACTAGGCTTCCTTGTGATCTTAAGACTCATTGTAATGTGTGCAATCATACTATGAATATATAGTACCATTGTTAAGTAGACATTTAGTTCAGATGTCTATGTGACGTTAATTCCATCAGGCTGTTATTTTGGTGTGTCATTTGAGTTCAGAGGCTGCTATTTCATCCGGCCCCATATCTATTGACCCCGAGGCTTCTAGCATTGGTAGTTTTTTTTTTAGTAGTATCAGGTTTTGCTCCCCTGGAGTTTTGTGCCCAGAGTCTGATAGCCCGCTGAATTGGCCCTTCTTCTGTGATTTCTTGTTTCTTAGGCTAGTACCATCTTTCAATCACGTTTTATTCAACTCTTAATACTTACAGCACTGCATTTAAGTATTTGTAATACTAGTACAAGCTAGTGTTGCACTTGTTTATTCTCTGCAATACGTTTTCTTTCGTTCTGGGGAAGTGAATAAATGGTTGGCGGAAATGAAGTTACTACTCCCAGAGTACTTTTTTTTTCTTACCATTTTCACTTTTTTACCAGTAGTACATGGCAAATTAGTTACAGCAGTAGTTTTAGGCAGAGCATGTAGAGAGAGAAAGATCTTGAAGCTCTGGCACTGTTGCCTGTATTTTGCCTCCCAATTCCATCTGAAGGCATCGTCTACTCCAACAGTCAACGTTGATGTCCAGGCAGCTGCTAACTCCAACAACCCAGCTTTGTAGTATGCTTTCTGGCCAGATTTAGAGAGGAAGGATCTCCTCTTGTGTATGTTGTGTGGTCAGAAAGTCCATGCTGGAGTAGGAAGGTTGGTGCGGCACCTTGCCAGAGGTTCCAGTGATGTGAAGATGTGTCCCGAGTCAACCACAGAAATCAAGAAAGAGATGCGCAGCTACTTAAATAGGAGGAAGTTTAAAGCCATAGAGCGAGATGTAGATGAGGAAGATGCAGCCGAAGTTTGAAGTAGCCCTTCCATCATCTACACAAAATGATTTCAGGATTGGGGATGTGTGTGGAGTTATGCCATCAACTACTATTGTATTAGTTTGCCGTATTTATGTAATTATGTTGCTAAATCTCCTAATTTGCTGCCATATGAATATATGATAATAATGTCATATTTCCTGCCATACTGTATTATTACGCCCA
This region of Lolium perenne isolate Kyuss_39 chromosome 2, Kyuss_2.0, whole genome shotgun sequence genomic DNA includes:
- the LOC139835418 gene encoding protein ALP1-like translates to MNTPPKIKNSHRWFPYFRDCIGVIDDTHVTSKVPRSMSTTFRGRKHYTSQNVLAAVDFDMRFTCVLAGWDGSAHDASILADSLSRPDGLQIPEGKFYLRDDGYVCRHGILPPFRKTRYRLNEVPAKHRSLNARELFNLKHSSLRVTIERAFAALKNRFKVLDQKPFHMFDTQVKLVLAAFFTIGS